From the genome of Thermosipho japonicus:
TTGAAAAAGAAAATCCTTTTTGTATCATGATTTTTGAAATAGTTTCACGAAGTTGGACAATTCCCTTACTATCTGTGTACCTTGTAAAATTAATATCTAGTGCCTCATGTGCTTTTTGCTTTATAACATCAGGTGTTGGAAAATCTGGCTCACCAGCTGTCAGATTGATAACATCCTTTCCTCCACTTTTTAATTTTGATGCAAGAGCATTTATTTCTAGAGTTTTAGATGACGGTATTTCATCTATAATATTCACTTGAAAGACCTCCCTACTTTATGATTAAATAGTATCTTACATATTCTTTTCTGTTTTTTCCTCTTACACTTATCATTAAACTATTTACTTCATTATTTATTTCAAATGGTCCAGCTTGAAGATATCCATCTTTGAAAGTACTTTCAACAATTCCTTTTTCTCTAATGTATACGACTGGATTTGAATAATAAGGATCCAATTTAGCCTTTACATAAAGTTTTCCATCCTTCCAAAAATATGGCTTTTCTTTTAAAATCAATGGCTGTCTACTTAAAACGTACCGAACATGTGACTCTGTTGCCCAATCTTCAAGGAGCGCTTCTCTTGGTATTTCAAAAGGTGAAATTTGCCTGTTGTATGGACCAGAAAGCTGTATAAACGCAAGTCTAAAACCATGTTTTTTTAATATTTCAATCATTTCCTGGTTATAGTACCCGTACGGATATGCATAATACTTTAGAGTTGTATTCATTTTTTCTTGCCAAATTTTTTGACCTTTTATTAAGTCATCCTCAAAATATTTTTTAAAGCTTTCTAGATCCATCTTTTTACGTAATAGCGGAAATTTTTCGTGGGTCGTTGAATGATGACCAAACTCAACACCCCAATCTGCCATTTCTTTTATCATATCCCATGTTAAATATTCTTTTGAAATACCTACTCCTCCAAAATATAAAAACACAGAAAATGGGACATTGTATTTTTTAAAAACAGGAAATGCCTTTGTATATGTGGTAACATATCCATCATCTACAGTGAATATAACTGCATTTTCTTCTTCTTTGTTTCCATATACATAATCTTCTAAATCTTTAAGCGTCCAAATTTTATACCCAAGCTTCTTGACAAGATTTATATGCATTTCAAGCTCGTTGGTCCAAGTATTTGTTGTAGGGTATCTTCCATCATCAAAACGATGGTATATAAATATAAC
Proteins encoded in this window:
- a CDS encoding polysaccharide deacetylase family protein, which translates into the protein MKKIVIFLLLFSFISFSNIVIFIYHRFDDGRYPTTNTWTNELEMHINLVKKLGYKIWTLKDLEDYVYGNKEEENAVIFTVDDGYVTTYTKAFPVFKKYNVPFSVFLYFGGVGISKEYLTWDMIKEMADWGVEFGHHSTTHEKFPLLRKKMDLESFKKYFEDDLIKGQKIWQEKMNTTLKYYAYPYGYYNQEMIEILKKHGFRLAFIQLSGPYNRQISPFEIPREALLEDWATESHVRYVLSRQPLILKEKPYFWKDGKLYVKAKLDPYYSNPVVYIREKGIVESTFKDGYLQAGPFEINNEVNSLMISVRGKNRKEYVRYYLIIK